A window from Sphingobium sp. EM0848 encodes these proteins:
- a CDS encoding RNA polymerase sigma factor — MATGLSAIFMHNRPALLRFLRARGAGDESEDLLQDMWMKLEEKDLGPIADPLPYLYRMANNLMLDRYRSATRRERREQDWAEGAGGVMADPSEDIAIDERLILTERLDEARAVLRSLGPRIELVFRRFRIEGIGQRLIAEELGVSLTTVEKDLQKAYRAMIALKQKMDTE; from the coding sequence ATGGCTACCGGCCTTTCCGCCATCTTCATGCATAATCGCCCCGCCTTGCTGCGCTTCCTGCGCGCTCGTGGTGCGGGAGATGAATCCGAAGACCTGTTGCAGGACATGTGGATGAAGCTGGAGGAGAAAGATCTGGGGCCAATCGCCGATCCGTTGCCCTATCTTTACCGCATGGCGAACAATCTGATGCTGGACCGCTATCGCTCCGCCACCCGGCGCGAGCGGCGGGAACAGGATTGGGCCGAAGGCGCTGGCGGCGTTATGGCCGATCCTTCGGAGGACATTGCGATAGACGAACGGCTGATCCTGACCGAAAGACTGGATGAGGCCCGCGCCGTGTTGCGATCGCTGGGACCGCGCATCGAACTGGTGTTCCGCCGCTTCCGCATCGAGGGCATCGGGCAAAGGCTGATCGCGGAGGAACTGGGGGTCAGCCTCACCACCGTGGAGAAGGATCTGCAAAAGGCCTATCGCGCCATGATCGCCCTCAAACAGAAAATGGATACGGAATGA